In Prionailurus viverrinus isolate Anna chromosome D1, UM_Priviv_1.0, whole genome shotgun sequence, the DNA window AGGCATGAGAAATCACCAGTGAGCGGATTCTTCTGCTCCAGGTTTTGGCAGAGTTGGACAAACTCCTTCCCAGAGAGCTGGGTGCATTCTTGATAAACTCCTCCGAAGGAGAAATTGGTCATTTTTCCCTCGCAAGAGCCATCATCAGTGTTGGCCTGGAAATTGAAGTTGGGTGAATTGACATCTGTGCACCCAGGGTAGGTGTTGAATGTGTAATAGTGTCTCACGGCAGCCTCCACCGTCCTCGACAGCTTCTTCACGAGCGGCCCCGGCAACTCGGGCAGCATGTTGGGGGTGATGAAGAAATGCAGAGGCAGGCCGGCACGGTCGATGGCCACCAGGTGGTTAGTGATGCCCTGCTGCCAGGCCTGGAGGGTGATGCCTGGGTAAAAAGGAAGCCCTCCGATGCTCTGCACCATGGAGTTGGTTCGGTTGGAGAGGTAGCTCTTGGTGAGGGTGTTCTGCGAAGTGTAGTTCTCCTCAAATTTGAAGTTCACGATGTTCTGGAAGGCAGCACCGGCGGACGCGGTCAGGGCAGTACGGCTGCTCAGGCTGTCCTGCAGGAACGAGGCTCTGATGTGGTCCTCCTGGATGAGAGCAGCCCCAGCATCCATGCTGGTGATGACGTGGGTGCCGTAGTTGAGGACCAGCAGTTCTGCCAGGTAGGTGGCCATCCGTGTCTGGTTATTCTCCAGGCGGTCACAGATGTCCATGAGCTCCTTCTTAAAGCCCCAGCTGAGTTCTGAAGCCGGGTTGATTTTGACTGTGTAGATCAGGTTTCTCACCTGCACCCGGGTTGTTATGGCTTGGTCTTTCACTTGAAGGGTCTTCATCTTCTGGAAATCAGAGGAGAACTTGCCGTTGACCTTGGAATAAAGGGAGATCTCCAGGTTGATGGAGTAGGAGGTGCTGCTCTGGTAATTCACCCAGGACTCCAGGACTTCGGAGTTCATCTCCAGATTGGTCTGTTTCTGGGCGATGCTGATGACTTGGTCGGGGATGATGTACTGTCCATCCTCCGTGGTCCTGCAGCTCCTGTAAGTCAGGTCCATCACCCGTCCCATGTCCACATTCCGCAGGTTATCCCAGCCACCTCCCGGTAAGACTTCCAGAACAGGTAGTTTTAAGGTATTCTTGCATTTTTGAAATCCGGTCTCATCTGTCTCACCCAGAGACTTATCTGTTTTAGCCCACGCTGCCAGTGCCCACAAGAGGATAGCACCCCTGAGGCTGTTCATGGCTCAGAAGCCCCGGCCACACGCCAGCCCTAAGGAGCGGCCAGTGAGCTTGGTGCAAACCGAACAGATGGGAAAGAAGGCAGTTGCTGAAACAAAACACATATAGCAGCTCCCCTAAAGCCACCAGTTCCTCTTTGGGCTGATCTAATTGCAAAATGGGGAAATGAGAATCAAATGGAATACTAAGGTCCATCAGGACTTTGAGAAAATCATGTTGTCCTAGCTTTATCCTTACCAGTTAACCAC includes these proteins:
- the MPEG1 gene encoding macrophage-expressed gene 1 protein → MNSLRGAILLWALAAWAKTDKSLGETDETGFQKCKNTLKLPVLEVLPGGGWDNLRNVDMGRVMDLTYRSCRTTEDGQYIIPDQVISIAQKQTNLEMNSEVLESWVNYQSSTSYSINLEISLYSKVNGKFSSDFQKMKTLQVKDQAITTRVQVRNLIYTVKINPASELSWGFKKELMDICDRLENNQTRMATYLAELLVLNYGTHVITSMDAGAALIQEDHIRASFLQDSLSSRTALTASAGAAFQNIVNFKFEENYTSQNTLTKSYLSNRTNSMVQSIGGLPFYPGITLQAWQQGITNHLVAIDRAGLPLHFFITPNMLPELPGPLVKKLSRTVEAAVRHYYTFNTYPGCTDVNSPNFNFQANTDDGSCEGKMTNFSFGGVYQECTQLSGKEFVQLCQNLEQKNPLTGDFSCLSGYSPVHLLSQIHEEGYNHLECLRKCTLLIFCKTVCEDVFRVAKAEFRAFWCVASGQIPENSGLLFGGLFSGKSINPLTNAQSCPAGYFPLRLFENLKVCASQDYELGYRFSVPFGGFFSCAVGNPLVNAAISGDLESPSLRKCPGGFSQHLALISDGCQVSYCVKAGLFTGGSLPPARLPPYTRPPLMSQAATNTVMVTNSETASSWIKDSQTHQWRLGEPLELRRAMRVIHGDSSGLSGGAAAGVTVAVTAALAATVTLAIYGTRKYKKRGYQALEDETQSLAAGTAAPGDVPDGEQEQSPA